One Herbaspirillum rubrisubalbicans genomic window carries:
- a CDS encoding heavy metal translocating P-type ATPase: MNWRQRFHLPVVLCCTLALAGGVLLQFWQMPLPAARLWQGSAALVLLFVLGQTLLALWRRQWGLDLIALVTLAGALALQENLTAAVIALMFVTGRALENHAERRAQQDMSALLAKVPQRAHRYENGRIVEVALAQIRPGDRLLVRSGETVPVDGTLLGAAVVDQSTLSGESLPLSCAQGAFLPSGSINAGEAFELLASSTAEQGTLGHIVRLVHSAQQSRAPAARLADRYALWFVPVALGLAALAWLLSGEPERALAVAVVATPCPLILAVPVALVCAMSRCAQRGVLIKHGGALEKLAHLHTLFLDKTGTLTSGKARLTAIDVAPGMEPHDLLRLAASLEQLSAHAIAQAVVAAALARGLPLALPEQVSEQPGAGLTGQVDGRQVRVGTRDFVLGLDALPDWAVHPGARIGYEGTAGVYLALDGHLAGVMQLADQVRLETPRALRLLRTLGAQRIVMLTGDHREVATTIGHALGVDDILSEQTPASKLEAIRQARQQGVTMMVGDGVNDAPALAAADVGVAMGARGAAAAAESAQVVLLVDRLDRLAFAVRLAQQTRRIALQSVVAGMGLSLLAMVVAALGYLPPVAGAVLQELIDVAVILNALRVLTLEKEEARGQISAADLQALQQEHAALAPVIDRLLWLAERCDVLPVTQLREQLHSVSGLLTTRLLPHESEDDARLYPRLARLIGGRDPLASMSSTHREIHRLSRTIERLAADMNTCAASQPPDAATSQEVRHALYALEAILRLHFAQEEEIFHGLSS; encoded by the coding sequence ATGAACTGGCGCCAACGATTCCATCTTCCGGTGGTACTGTGCTGCACCCTGGCATTGGCTGGCGGTGTGCTGTTGCAGTTCTGGCAGATGCCGCTGCCGGCGGCCCGGCTATGGCAGGGCAGTGCCGCCCTGGTATTGCTGTTCGTGCTGGGCCAGACACTGCTGGCGCTATGGCGCCGGCAATGGGGGCTGGACCTGATCGCGCTGGTGACCCTGGCCGGCGCATTGGCCTTGCAGGAAAACCTGACGGCCGCCGTGATCGCGCTCATGTTCGTCACGGGTCGTGCCCTGGAAAACCATGCCGAGCGTCGCGCGCAACAGGATATGTCGGCCCTGCTGGCCAAGGTGCCGCAGCGTGCGCATCGCTATGAGAATGGGCGCATCGTCGAGGTCGCGCTGGCGCAGATCCGCCCTGGTGACCGCTTGCTGGTGCGCTCCGGTGAAACGGTACCGGTCGATGGCACGCTGTTGGGTGCGGCCGTGGTGGACCAGTCCACTCTGAGCGGCGAATCCTTGCCGCTCAGCTGTGCCCAGGGAGCGTTTCTGCCCAGCGGCAGTATCAATGCCGGCGAAGCCTTCGAGCTCCTGGCCAGCAGTACGGCAGAGCAGGGCACGCTGGGCCACATCGTGCGCCTGGTCCATTCGGCCCAGCAATCGCGGGCACCGGCCGCGCGCCTGGCGGACCGCTACGCCTTATGGTTCGTCCCGGTGGCGCTGGGACTGGCCGCGCTGGCGTGGCTGCTCAGTGGTGAGCCAGAGCGCGCACTGGCCGTGGCGGTGGTGGCCACACCCTGTCCGCTGATCCTGGCCGTCCCGGTGGCGCTGGTCTGCGCCATGTCACGTTGCGCCCAGCGCGGCGTGCTCATCAAGCATGGTGGTGCGCTGGAAAAGTTAGCCCATCTGCATACCCTGTTCCTGGACAAGACCGGTACCCTGACCAGCGGCAAGGCACGCCTGACCGCCATCGATGTTGCCCCAGGAATGGAACCGCACGACTTGCTCAGGCTGGCCGCTTCGCTGGAGCAACTGTCGGCCCATGCCATCGCCCAGGCGGTAGTGGCTGCCGCCCTCGCACGTGGCCTCCCCCTGGCGCTGCCCGAGCAGGTCAGCGAGCAGCCTGGTGCCGGCCTCACTGGTCAGGTCGATGGGCGCCAGGTGCGGGTAGGGACGCGTGACTTCGTGCTCGGTCTTGATGCACTCCCCGACTGGGCCGTGCATCCGGGCGCACGGATCGGTTATGAAGGAACGGCTGGGGTGTATCTGGCCCTGGATGGTCACTTGGCGGGGGTGATGCAACTGGCCGACCAAGTCCGGCTGGAAACGCCACGCGCATTGCGCCTGCTGCGTACACTGGGGGCGCAACGCATCGTGATGCTGACCGGCGATCATCGTGAGGTGGCCACGACCATCGGTCATGCCCTGGGCGTGGATGACATCTTGTCCGAGCAAACGCCAGCCTCCAAGCTGGAGGCCATTCGCCAGGCGCGCCAGCAAGGCGTCACCATGATGGTGGGCGATGGCGTCAACGATGCACCGGCGCTGGCTGCGGCCGATGTCGGTGTGGCCATGGGCGCGCGCGGTGCTGCTGCGGCGGCCGAGTCGGCCCAGGTGGTCTTGCTGGTGGACCGGCTCGACCGTCTGGCCTTTGCTGTGCGCCTGGCGCAACAGACCCGCCGTATCGCCCTGCAAAGCGTGGTGGCAGGCATGGGACTGTCGTTGCTGGCCATGGTAGTGGCGGCACTGGGTTACCTGCCGCCGGTCGCGGGCGCGGTGTTGCAGGAGTTGATCGATGTGGCCGTCATCCTCAATGCGCTGCGGGTGCTGACGCTGGAGAAGGAAGAGGCCAGGGGACAGATTTCGGCGGCAGACCTGCAGGCCTTGCAGCAGGAACACGCCGCCCTGGCCCCGGTCATTGATCGCCTGCTATGGCTGGCCGAGCGCTGCGATGTCTTGCCGGTGACGCAGTTGCGTGAGCAATTGCACTCGGTGAGCGGGCTGTTGACAACCCGCCTGCTCCCGCATGAGTCGGAGGATGACGCGCGGCTCTACCCGCGTTTGGCCAGATTGATCGGCGGGCGCGATCCGCTGGCTTCCATGAGCAGCACGCATCGCGAAATCCATCGCCTGAGTCGCACCATCGAACGGCTGGCGGCCGATATGAATACCTGCGCTGCCAGCCAACCGCCCGATGCTGCCACCTCGCAGGAAGTCCGCCATGCGCTGTATGCGCTGGAAGCCATCCTGCGGCTGCATTTCGCCCAGGAGGAAGAAATCTTCCATGGGCTTTCTTCCTGA
- a CDS encoding TonB-dependent siderophore receptor: MTTQQALPSTACWLAASLITAAPLAWAQTPAQDSGSATALPEVSVSASKDKSSYLAPSTSGATRTDTPLMEIPQAVRVMTTQQIEDLGAVRLADTVDYVSGISRLNDFGGTWDNFAIRGFSSTDMGFLVNGFPGSRGYNPRRDTATIERIEFLKGPAAALYGSSEPGGTINIVTKKPQFTRKNSAELSAGSGGLKRATVDSTGPLSQNLAYRLIAMTEEGDSRSSLLSNRRSLVAPSLAWVIDKDTLLNYEAEFLQASTPLDRGLINVRGVLGGLPRDRVLNEPSDGNMAMRSNTHQLTLERTLSEQWRAKLGASYKESSFDGFYTEAALSNPLAADNRTLRRTRTWRQLPSRDTSVQAELQGNFSTGTIGHTLLLGAESSTLWMNTEILRSAALTSIDIYNPVYGSSPLLPLTNRTSSSDEHQRVKAVFVQDQLSLSSQWKLLAGLRWDQYNQSIQNRVGGVTNTSQQQSAVSPRAGISYLPNAWSSLYLSAGKSFRPNSGVDVNGRAFDPQHSTAYEAGLKLQTSDERLGANFALYDITKTNVLTASDVPGFMVAAGEAKSTGFEADAYGQLDAHWRISANFSWDNARVTKDKTLAAGTRLTNIPAYSAGLLAIREDATASGARYGLGGGINYVGNRSGNTADTYSLPAYATVKLLSYWQVSKHVRLSLDVNNLFNRNYYPGSWNNLYVMPGAERTVVARMKIDL, translated from the coding sequence ATGACGACGCAACAAGCACTTCCCTCTACCGCCTGCTGGCTGGCCGCCAGCCTGATCACTGCAGCGCCCCTGGCCTGGGCGCAAACACCGGCCCAAGACAGTGGCAGTGCGACCGCCTTGCCGGAGGTCAGCGTCTCGGCCAGCAAGGATAAGAGCAGCTACCTTGCGCCCAGCACCAGCGGCGCCACCCGCACCGATACCCCGTTGATGGAAATCCCGCAGGCCGTGCGTGTGATGACCACCCAGCAGATCGAAGACCTGGGCGCGGTGCGCCTGGCCGATACGGTGGATTACGTCAGCGGCATCAGCCGGCTCAATGACTTCGGCGGTACCTGGGACAACTTCGCCATCCGCGGCTTCAGCAGCACCGACATGGGTTTCCTGGTCAATGGCTTCCCCGGTTCGCGCGGCTACAACCCGCGCCGCGATACGGCCACCATCGAGCGTATCGAATTCCTCAAGGGCCCGGCGGCGGCGCTCTATGGCAGCAGCGAGCCAGGCGGCACCATCAACATCGTCACCAAGAAACCGCAGTTCACCCGCAAGAACAGCGCCGAGTTGAGCGCCGGCAGCGGTGGCCTCAAGCGCGCCACCGTGGACAGCACCGGGCCGCTGAGCCAGAACCTGGCCTATCGCCTCATTGCCATGACAGAGGAAGGCGACAGCCGCTCCAGCCTGCTCAGCAATCGTCGCTCGCTGGTGGCGCCGTCGCTAGCCTGGGTGATCGACAAGGACACCCTGCTGAACTACGAAGCCGAATTCCTGCAAGCCAGTACGCCCCTGGACCGTGGACTGATCAACGTGCGCGGCGTACTGGGTGGCTTGCCGCGCGACCGCGTGCTCAACGAACCCTCGGACGGCAACATGGCCATGCGCAGCAACACCCACCAGCTCACGCTGGAACGCACCCTGTCCGAACAATGGCGTGCCAAGCTCGGCGCCAGCTACAAGGAAAGCAGCTTCGACGGTTTCTATACCGAAGCCGCTCTCAGCAATCCCCTGGCCGCCGACAACCGCACCCTGAGGCGCACCCGCACCTGGCGTCAGCTTCCCTCGCGCGATACCTCGGTGCAGGCCGAGCTGCAAGGCAACTTCAGTACCGGCACCATCGGCCACACCCTGCTACTCGGGGCGGAGAGTTCCACTTTGTGGATGAATACCGAAATCCTGCGTTCGGCCGCCCTCACCTCCATCGACATCTACAATCCGGTCTATGGCAGTAGCCCCCTGCTACCGCTGACCAATCGCACCAGCAGCTCGGACGAACACCAGCGTGTCAAGGCCGTGTTTGTCCAGGACCAGTTGAGCCTGTCGTCGCAATGGAAGCTGCTGGCCGGCTTGCGCTGGGACCAGTACAACCAGAGCATCCAGAACCGCGTCGGCGGTGTGACCAACACCTCGCAACAGCAAAGTGCGGTCTCTCCGCGCGCCGGCATCAGCTATCTGCCCAATGCCTGGAGTTCGCTCTACCTGTCGGCGGGCAAGTCCTTCCGTCCCAATAGCGGGGTGGACGTCAACGGCCGCGCCTTCGATCCGCAGCATTCGACCGCCTATGAAGCCGGCCTCAAGCTGCAGACCAGCGATGAACGCCTGGGTGCCAACTTCGCTCTCTACGACATCACCAAGACCAATGTGCTGACCGCCAGCGACGTACCCGGCTTCATGGTGGCCGCAGGCGAAGCCAAGAGCACCGGCTTCGAAGCCGATGCCTATGGTCAATTGGATGCACACTGGCGCATCTCGGCCAATTTTTCCTGGGACAACGCGCGCGTGACCAAGGACAAGACCCTGGCAGCCGGCACCCGCCTGACCAATATCCCGGCCTATAGCGCCGGCCTGCTGGCCATCCGCGAGGATGCCACCGCCAGCGGTGCGCGTTATGGCCTGGGTGGCGGTATCAACTATGTGGGCAATCGTTCGGGCAATACGGCCGACACCTACTCGCTGCCGGCTTATGCGACGGTCAAGCTGCTGAGCTACTGGCAGGTGAGCAAGCATGTGCGGCTGTCGCTGGATGTGAACAACCTCTTCAATCGCAACTACTATCCGGGCTCGTGGAACAACCTCTACGTGATGCCGGGCGCGGAGCGTACCGTGGTGGCGCGCATGAAGATCGATCTGTAA
- a CDS encoding sigma-54 interaction domain-containing protein → MNASNRSAHLYALPSSTEAARTATPLLTLPHARKLGTSIRATAQVFHDPVSVALLERVQMVAPSDANVVIIGATGTGKELIARHVHELSTRRNGPFVAVNCGAFSENLAESELFGHEKGAFTGAIAHKAGWFEAANGGTLFLDEIGDLPLAIQVKLLRVLQEREVVRLGSRRSIPIDVRIIAATNVRLQDAVAAGHFRQDLYYRLQVVQLTIPRLRERPEDILPLAYHFLDEYRQRLGYGARGIDAEGERKLRSHDWPGNIRELENAIHHALLICQDEQLRAEHLHLSHVERLGAAQPVVGSHADDPLQALEQVLQSLFNQSQAGLFEKIEDTVFRTAFEFCERNQVQAARLLDISRNVLRARLIRTGQISALK, encoded by the coding sequence ATGAACGCCAGCAATCGCTCTGCCCATCTGTATGCGCTGCCCTCCTCCACCGAGGCTGCACGCACTGCCACGCCACTGCTGACGCTCCCCCATGCGCGCAAGCTCGGCACCTCCATTCGCGCTACCGCCCAGGTCTTTCACGACCCGGTGTCGGTGGCCTTGCTGGAACGCGTGCAGATGGTGGCCCCCAGTGACGCCAACGTAGTCATCATCGGCGCCACCGGTACCGGTAAAGAATTGATTGCGCGCCACGTGCACGAGTTGAGCACGCGGCGCAATGGTCCGTTCGTGGCCGTGAACTGCGGGGCGTTTTCCGAGAACTTGGCCGAAAGCGAATTGTTCGGCCATGAAAAAGGCGCCTTCACCGGCGCCATTGCTCACAAGGCGGGATGGTTCGAAGCGGCCAATGGCGGCACGCTGTTCCTCGATGAAATCGGCGACCTGCCACTGGCGATCCAGGTCAAGCTATTGCGTGTGCTGCAGGAGCGTGAAGTGGTGCGCCTGGGTTCGCGTCGCAGTATTCCGATTGACGTGCGCATCATCGCCGCCACCAACGTGCGCTTGCAGGATGCGGTGGCAGCCGGGCATTTCCGCCAGGATCTTTACTATCGTCTGCAGGTGGTGCAGTTGACCATTCCGCGGCTGCGCGAACGGCCCGAAGACATCCTGCCGCTGGCCTATCACTTCCTCGATGAATACCGCCAACGCCTGGGCTATGGCGCCCGTGGCATCGATGCCGAGGGCGAGCGCAAGCTGCGCAGCCACGACTGGCCCGGCAATATCCGCGAGCTGGAAAATGCCATCCATCATGCCCTGCTGATCTGCCAGGATGAGCAACTGCGCGCCGAGCACTTGCACCTCTCCCACGTGGAGCGACTGGGTGCAGCGCAGCCAGTGGTGGGTAGCCATGCCGACGATCCGCTGCAAGCCCTGGAGCAAGTCTTGCAGTCGCTGTTCAACCAGTCCCAGGCCGGCTTGTTCGAAAAGATCGAAGACACCGTCTTTCGTACCGCCTTCGAATTTTGCGAACGCAATCAAGTGCAGGCCGCACGCCTGCTCGACATCAGTCGCAACGTGCTGCGTGCCCGCCTGATCCGCACGGGGCAGATCTCGGCACTGAAATAG
- the msuE gene encoding FMN reductase encodes MSRPLQVVVVAGSGRRPSRTLGLLNAIAAQLGQHLSIQTEVVALSDLTGQLLGATELDQLPAPVRQNIAAIEAADLLLAGSPVYRGSYSGLFKHLFDLVPQESLFGKPVLLAATGGSDRHALTIDHQLRPLFAFFQTLTLPLGVYANAQEFDNETIISTALQERIALTVQRALPVLQALTTARSNA; translated from the coding sequence ATGAGCCGTCCACTGCAAGTCGTCGTCGTCGCCGGAAGCGGCCGCCGTCCCTCCCGTACCCTGGGCCTGCTCAATGCCATTGCCGCGCAACTGGGTCAGCACCTGAGCATCCAGACCGAAGTGGTGGCCCTGTCGGATCTGACCGGGCAGTTGCTCGGTGCCACTGAACTGGACCAGTTGCCCGCGCCGGTACGCCAGAACATCGCCGCTATTGAGGCGGCCGACCTGCTGCTGGCGGGCAGCCCCGTCTATCGCGGGTCCTACTCGGGTTTGTTCAAACACCTGTTCGACCTGGTGCCGCAGGAGTCGCTGTTCGGCAAGCCGGTCCTGCTGGCGGCCACCGGTGGCAGCGATCGCCATGCATTGACCATCGATCACCAGTTGCGTCCGCTGTTCGCCTTCTTCCAGACCCTCACGTTGCCGCTGGGCGTGTATGCCAATGCCCAGGAATTCGACAACGAAACCATCATCAGCACCGCCTTGCAGGAGCGTATCGCACTGACCGTGCAGCGTGCCCTGCCGGTATTGCAGGCGCTGACTACCGCACGCAGCAACGCATGA
- the sfnG gene encoding dimethylsulfone monooxygenase SfnG, protein MSQAPSHTSHTSHTSHNASAARTDAVKFAYWVPNVSGGLVVSKIPQRTEWSLEYNQRLAVAAEKAGFEYALSQIRFTAGYGAEYQHESVSFSQALLHATTKLKVLAAILPGPWHPAVVAKQIATIDHISNGRIAINVVSGWFKGEFQAIGEPWLEHDERYRRSHEFIQALKGIWTQDDFTFKGDFYRFNNYTLSPKPVQKPHPEIFQGGSSRAARDNAASVSDWYFTNGNTVEALKAQIDDIQAKAAQNGHKVRIGVNAFVIARDTEEEAQAVLEDIIKHAHVEAVHAFGDAVKQAGKASPEGEGNWAKSSFEDLVQYNDGFKTNLIGTPQQIAERIVALKAVGVDLVLTGFLHFIEEVEYFGQKVLPLVRELEARQAAGAVQGNASRSAALEAVA, encoded by the coding sequence ATGAGCCAAGCCCCCTCTCACACCTCCCACACCTCCCACACCTCCCACAACGCTTCCGCCGCCCGCACCGATGCCGTCAAGTTCGCCTATTGGGTGCCCAATGTCAGCGGCGGCCTGGTGGTCAGCAAGATCCCGCAGCGTACCGAATGGAGCCTGGAGTACAACCAGCGCCTGGCCGTGGCCGCCGAAAAAGCCGGCTTCGAATATGCCCTGAGCCAGATCCGCTTCACCGCCGGTTATGGTGCCGAATACCAGCATGAATCGGTGTCCTTCAGCCAGGCCCTGCTGCACGCCACCACCAAGCTCAAGGTGCTGGCCGCGATCTTGCCAGGGCCGTGGCATCCGGCCGTGGTGGCCAAGCAGATCGCCACCATCGATCACATCTCCAATGGCCGTATCGCCATCAACGTGGTCAGCGGCTGGTTCAAGGGCGAGTTCCAGGCCATCGGCGAACCCTGGCTGGAACATGATGAACGCTATCGTCGTTCCCATGAATTCATCCAGGCACTGAAGGGGATCTGGACCCAGGATGACTTCACCTTCAAGGGCGATTTCTATCGCTTCAACAATTACACCCTGAGCCCCAAGCCGGTCCAGAAACCGCACCCGGAAATCTTCCAGGGCGGCAGCTCCCGTGCGGCGCGCGACAATGCGGCCAGCGTCTCGGACTGGTACTTCACCAACGGCAATACGGTCGAGGCATTGAAGGCGCAGATCGACGACATCCAGGCCAAGGCCGCACAGAACGGCCACAAGGTGCGCATCGGCGTGAATGCCTTCGTGATCGCCCGCGATACCGAGGAAGAAGCGCAAGCCGTGCTGGAGGACATCATCAAGCACGCCCACGTGGAAGCGGTGCACGCCTTTGGCGACGCCGTCAAGCAGGCCGGCAAGGCGTCGCCGGAAGGCGAGGGCAACTGGGCCAAGTCCAGCTTCGAAGACCTGGTGCAATACAACGATGGTTTCAAGACCAACCTGATCGGTACACCGCAACAGATCGCCGAGCGTATCGTGGCCTTGAAGGCGGTCGGTGTGGACCTGGTGCTGACCGGCTTCCTGCACTTCATCGAGGAAGTCGAATACTTCGGCCAGAAGGTCTTGCCGCTGGTGCGTGAGCTGGAGGCCCGCCAGGCCGCTGGCGCAGTGCAAGGCAATGCCAGCCGCTCGGCGGCCCTGGAAGCGGTGGCATGA
- a CDS encoding ABC transporter ATP-binding protein, whose protein sequence is MTMTSTLQPQLAPLELGAAAHATAPLARQASAPVLQLSDVSLSFGGVQALSHIDLAIHAREILAVIGPNGAGKSSLVNVMSGLYRPTQGQVQLAGRYWPQVPTARLGRLGVARTFQNLALFKGLSVRDNIVLGRVNAMRASFLEQIAGLGRARRERQQARALADQMIAFLDLGAHAERVVGGLPYGLQKRVELARALVAQPHLLLLDEPMAGMTVIEKSEMAGFVRAARDQFGTAILLIEHDIGLVFDLSDRVAVLNYGRKIADGTPAAVRQDAAVIEAYLGVAHREQEAA, encoded by the coding sequence ATGACCATGACCAGCACGCTGCAGCCGCAGCTGGCGCCGCTGGAGCTTGGCGCTGCTGCTCATGCCACCGCGCCGCTGGCCAGGCAGGCCAGCGCGCCGGTGCTGCAACTGAGCGACGTCAGCCTTTCCTTCGGTGGCGTGCAGGCCTTGAGCCACATCGACCTGGCCATCCATGCGCGCGAGATCCTGGCCGTCATCGGCCCCAATGGTGCGGGCAAGAGTTCGCTGGTCAATGTCATGAGCGGCTTGTATCGCCCCACCCAAGGCCAGGTCCAGCTGGCAGGCCGATACTGGCCGCAGGTGCCGACGGCCCGCCTGGGCCGGCTCGGCGTGGCGCGCACCTTCCAGAACCTGGCCTTGTTCAAGGGCTTGAGCGTGCGCGACAACATCGTGCTGGGTCGGGTCAATGCCATGCGCGCCAGCTTCCTGGAACAGATCGCCGGCCTCGGACGAGCTCGGCGCGAACGCCAGCAGGCGCGCGCACTGGCCGACCAGATGATCGCCTTCCTCGATCTGGGTGCCCATGCCGAGCGCGTGGTCGGCGGCCTGCCCTATGGCCTGCAAAAGCGTGTGGAGCTGGCGCGTGCGCTGGTGGCGCAGCCGCACCTGCTGTTGCTGGATGAACCCATGGCCGGCATGACCGTCATCGAAAAAAGCGAGATGGCCGGTTTCGTGCGGGCGGCACGTGACCAGTTCGGTACCGCCATCCTGCTCATCGAACATGACATCGGTCTGGTCTTCGACCTCTCCGACCGCGTGGCCGTGCTCAACTATGGCCGCAAGATCGCCGATGGCACCCCGGCCGCAGTGCGCCAGGATGCAGCCGTGATCGAGGCCTATCTCGGCGTGGCCCACCGCGAACAGGAGGCCGCGTGA
- a CDS encoding branched-chain amino acid ABC transporter permease, translating to MADFDWVFFAEVLTGGLLSGVMYSLVAIGFVLIYKTSGVLNFAQGAQLLFAALTFVSLVEHGIPFALALLLTLAAMILLGLSIERVVLRPLVNQSPMTLFMATLGLSYVIEGVAQLLWGTQVHALDLGIDDTPLHVGQMMISSFDLFAAITAALMVALLSAFFRYTRMGLEFRALADDSYAALAVGLRLPRILTAVWATAGLIALIAGLLWGARLGVQFSLSLVVLKALPVLVLGGFDSILGAIVGGLLIGALEKLAEVYLGPLVGSGIEGWFAYVAALAFLLVKPSGLFGQAALQRA from the coding sequence ATGGCTGATTTCGATTGGGTATTCTTCGCCGAAGTGCTGACCGGTGGTCTCCTCTCGGGCGTGATGTATTCGCTGGTGGCCATCGGCTTCGTGCTGATCTACAAGACCTCGGGCGTACTCAATTTCGCCCAGGGCGCGCAGTTGCTGTTTGCCGCGCTGACCTTCGTGAGCCTGGTGGAGCATGGCATCCCGTTTGCACTGGCATTGCTGCTGACGTTGGCGGCCATGATCCTGCTGGGCCTGTCGATCGAACGGGTGGTGCTGCGCCCGCTGGTGAACCAGTCGCCGATGACGCTGTTCATGGCGACCCTGGGCCTGTCCTATGTGATCGAGGGCGTGGCGCAGTTGCTGTGGGGTACGCAAGTCCATGCGCTGGACCTGGGCATCGACGATACCCCGCTGCATGTAGGCCAGATGATGATTTCTTCCTTCGACCTGTTCGCCGCCATCACGGCCGCCCTGATGGTGGCGCTGCTCTCGGCCTTCTTCCGCTATACCCGCATGGGGCTGGAATTCCGGGCCCTGGCCGATGACAGCTATGCCGCCCTGGCCGTGGGCTTGCGCCTGCCGCGCATCCTCACCGCGGTGTGGGCCACGGCCGGCCTGATTGCCTTGATCGCGGGGCTGTTGTGGGGGGCGCGTCTCGGGGTGCAATTCTCGCTCTCGCTGGTGGTGTTGAAGGCCTTGCCGGTGCTGGTGCTGGGCGGTTTCGATTCGATCCTGGGTGCCATCGTCGGCGGTCTGCTGATCGGTGCGCTGGAAAAACTGGCCGAGGTCTACCTGGGGCCGCTGGTGGGCAGCGGCATCGAGGGCTGGTTCGCCTATGTCGCCGCGCTGGCCTTCCTGCTGGTCAAACCAAGCGGCTTGTTCGGACAAGCTGCGCTGCAAAGGGCATGA
- a CDS encoding branched-chain amino acid ABC transporter permease, with amino-acid sequence MTTSFTPYAASAAPKAHPAAQLRRAWPWLLLLVVAYGVLPWAASNYVIDALLIPFLALSLAAVGLNLLTGYAGQLSLGSSAFMAVGAFAAYNINLRVEGLPLLLSIALAGLAATAVGLVFGLPSLRLRGFYLAVSTLAAQFFVQWVLVKFSWFSNDNPSGVIDAPALVVGGISFDTPAGRYLFALGIVTVLTLLSWRLVLTQTGHHFIAVRDNEQAARVIGIPVLRTKLLAFAISSFIIGVAGVLWGFVYLRTVEPAGFNLDRSLQILFIVIIGGLATIRGAFLGAALIVVFPLLLSRLGSLLLGQWFDSGVLEMSQRIVLGALIIFFLIVEPQGLAALWERARRSLHQRASST; translated from the coding sequence ATGACCACTTCCTTCACTCCCTACGCCGCTTCTGCTGCGCCCAAGGCCCATCCTGCTGCGCAGTTACGGCGGGCTTGGCCCTGGCTGCTGTTGCTGGTGGTGGCCTATGGCGTGCTGCCCTGGGCTGCCTCCAACTATGTCATCGATGCCTTGCTGATTCCCTTCCTGGCGCTCTCGCTGGCCGCCGTCGGCTTGAACCTGTTGACCGGTTATGCCGGCCAGCTCTCGCTGGGCAGCTCGGCCTTCATGGCGGTGGGCGCCTTTGCTGCCTACAACATCAACCTGCGCGTGGAAGGCTTGCCGCTGCTGCTGTCCATCGCCCTGGCCGGTCTGGCCGCAACCGCCGTGGGCCTGGTGTTCGGCCTGCCCAGCCTGCGCCTGCGCGGTTTCTACCTGGCCGTCTCGACCCTGGCTGCGCAGTTCTTCGTGCAATGGGTGCTGGTCAAGTTCAGCTGGTTCAGCAACGACAATCCCTCCGGTGTCATCGACGCTCCCGCGCTGGTGGTGGGCGGGATCAGCTTCGATACCCCGGCCGGGCGCTATCTGTTCGCGCTGGGCATCGTCACCGTGCTGACCCTGTTGAGCTGGCGCCTGGTGCTGACCCAGACCGGCCATCATTTCATTGCCGTGCGCGACAACGAGCAGGCTGCACGGGTGATCGGCATTCCGGTGTTGCGCACCAAGCTGCTGGCCTTTGCCATCTCTTCCTTCATCATCGGCGTGGCCGGGGTGTTGTGGGGCTTCGTTTACCTGCGCACGGTGGAGCCGGCCGGCTTCAACCTCGACCGCTCCTTGCAGATTCTCTTCATCGTCATCATCGGTGGCCTGGCGACGATACGCGGCGCCTTCCTGGGGGCCGCGCTGATCGTGGTCTTTCCACTGCTGCTGTCGCGCCTGGGCAGCTTGCTGCTGGGGCAGTGGTTCGACTCGGGCGTGCTGGAGATGAGCCAACGCATCGTGCTGGGGGCGCTGATCATCTTTTTCCTCATCGTCGAACCACAGGGGCTGGCGGCGCTATGGGAGCGGGCGCGCCGCAGCCTTCATCAGCGCGCATCTTCTACCTGA